Below is a genomic region from Deltaproteobacteria bacterium.
GGGAGCACCGATCGAGCAGGTGCCGAAAGGAGCTTCGTGCAGCATGTAGTAATTTCCTGCTGCCAATGCTCCTAAGAGCAGAATGACGAGAATAAACGCAAACGGTTTGAGTTTTGGTCGCATAGAAAAATGGCGGGCACAGCCCGCCCTACTCTTTCGTTATGTTGATTTTCTGTTTCGGGGTGAATATAGGATGAAGCGCGAGTAATTTCCAGCGCTATGCCGCGGCCCGTCGCAACCGATCCATAATCGCTCGGCCAAGCCCGTGCTCGGAAACCGACTCAGCAATCACGCGGTCAAGTCCGAGATTATCTAACCGGCGTAAAGCAGCAAACAAGTTCGCAGCAGCTTGGACGAGGTTCCCATCTCGTGACAGGAATTCCACCGTCGCATACCCTTCAACCGGTCGTGGCTTCAACAGCAAGAGCCCGACTCGCTCTCCAGACTGCGGACGTAGAAGAGGTGCTCCCGCAGCAATCAATGACAGTGGCACTCGGGGAGCATAGTGGGACGCAAGCGTGCCAGGCGATCGGCGGTCAGGATGGGTCGTTGCTCCGACCTGCACAGGGCCAATAACGGCCTCAATCTCTTCGATCGCAACTCCACCTGGTCGGAGAATCACCGCTTGTTCTTCAGTGCACGCACACACTGTCGACTCGACTCCAACCGTACACGGCCCACCATCGAGAATCACCTCAATTTTGTCACCTAGCAATTCCTGCACATGCATAGCCGTCGTCGGGCTGACATAACCAAAGGGATTCGCACTCGGTGCAGCAACTGGCACGTGAGCCTCGCGCAACAAAGCAAGGGCAACAGGATGGGCAGGGACACGAAGAGCAACAGTATCAAGCCCAGCCGTCACCAGATCAGGAATGATAGACTGCTTGCGCAAGACCAGCGTCAGCGGCCCTGGCCAGAAACGATCCATCAGGGCAACCGCTCGCTCATCGATATCAGTTGCATAGCGCGGCACGTCTGCTTTATCAGCCAAGTGCACAATCAGTGGATCAAAGTGCGGGCGATTCTTGACCGCGAACACCCGTGCAACAGCTTGCGCATTCAGCGCGTTGGCCCCAAGGCCGTAGACGGTTTCTGTGGGGAAAGCGACCAGCTCGCCATTACGGAGGGCTTCAGCAGCATCACGAATAATGCCTGGATCATTGCCATTAACAATCGTGGCCATGTTGAGGCTACCAGCATGCAGCTATCAGCTTTCAGCCAGACGCTGCGCAGTCCTTCATTCTGAGCCGAAAGCTGACCGCTGACCGCTATTTTTCAAGTGTAAGATACGTATAGCTCCCAAGCGCGGCTTCATACTCTCGCATGAGTTGGTTTCCCAGCTCAGGTTTGAGTCCTTCACGAGTAATCCCCTCAGACACACGATTACGAAACTCCGCGGTCAACTCTCCACGTTCGTAACCAAATACTTTCAGGACGCCCTCAATTTTATGTCCAGGCGTGATTTTGGTGATGTGGCAGTTGCCTTTGCCATCGGCCACAACGAACACATCATGTACATGGCCAAAGAGATTGTGATAATCACCCATCACGTCCTGATAAGCACCGGTAAAGAACACCCCCAAGTAATAGGGATCACCATTCAGCGCGTGGAGTTCGAGTTCGTCTTTGATGTCACGTAAGTCAATGAAATTATCGATCTTGCCGTCAGAATCGCAGGTGAGATCCGCAAGATAGCCTTTGCGATCCGGCGCTTCGTTGAGGCGGTGAATTGGCATAATCGGAAAGAGCTGATCAATCGCCCACGAGTCCGGTATCGATTGA
It encodes:
- a CDS encoding threonylcarbamoyl-AMP synthase, whose protein sequence is MATIVNGNDPGIIRDAAEALRNGELVAFPTETVYGLGANALNAQAVARVFAVKNRPHFDPLIVHLADKADVPRYATDIDERAVALMDRFWPGPLTLVLRKQSIIPDLVTAGLDTVALRVPAHPVALALLREAHVPVAAPSANPFGYVSPTTAMHVQELLGDKIEVILDGGPCTVGVESTVCACTEEQAVILRPGGVAIEEIEAVIGPVQVGATTHPDRRSPGTLASHYAPRVPLSLIAAGAPLLRPQSGERVGLLLLKPRPVEGYATVEFLSRDGNLVQAAANLFAALRRLDNLGLDRVIAESVSEHGLGRAIMDRLRRAAA